Below is a genomic region from Terriglobales bacterium.
AGGCCGGATGATCCAGGAACTCAAGCAGGGCGAGCGTTTCCCTGTCCGCAGCCCGGGCTTCGACGGCCAACGCTCCCTGGCCAGCCGCAGGACACATGGTGGCGATCGGCAGCACCTCGCGCACAACCTGGGTACGGCCCAGGCGCTTCACGCCGGCAGCGGCCAGCAGGATGGCATCGAATTCACCGGCTTCCAGCTTGCGCAGGCGCGTATCCACATTGCCGCGCAGCGGATGAACCACCAGGTCAGCACGCAGGGCACGCACTTGCGCTTCGCGGCGCAGACTGCTGGTGCCCACCCGCGCTCCCTGCGGGAGGTCGAGCAGTCGAGCGAAGCGCTTGGAAACAAAGACGTCGCGCGGGTCTTCCCTCTCCATCACCGCGGCCAGCGTGAAATCCGGCAGCAGGTCGGTGGGCAGATCTTTCAGACTGTGCACGGCAAGCTGCACCCGGCCTTCCGCCAGCGCTTCCTCGATCTCCTTGATGAACATGCCCTTGGTGCCCACGCGGGCGAGAGCGACATCGGTGATCTTGTCGCCGGTGGTGCGGATGACTTCGATCTCGACGTCGTGCCCGCGCTGGCGCAGCAAGCCGGCCACGTGGTTGGCCTGCCAGAGCGCGAGTTGCGAACCGCGGGAGCCGATGCGCAGGCGCGCCATTACGCCTTGGGTCCCGGGTTCTGGTCACGCAGGTTGAACAGCCGCCGGACGACGTCAACGAGCGTCGTAGCCTCGGGCTGCCCGGCCGCGCTTTTCAGGGTGGTGACGGGCGTGTGCAGAACCTTGTTGACGATTCCGCGGGTTAGGGTTTCGATGGCGCTCTCCTGCTCCGGAGTCAGTTTGCCCAGCCGCCCGCGTACGCGGTCGATCTCCGCCTGGCGAATGGCTTCCAGGTGGTCCTGCAGCGAAACGATGGTGGGAACCACCTGCAGCGTTTCCAGGCGGGCGTGGAAGCGCGCCACTTCCGTCTCGATGATGCTCTCGGCGCGCTCGGCCTCGCGGCGGCGGCCTTCGACGTGCGAGGCCACGATTGCGCCCAGGTCGTCGATGTCGTAGACGAAGATGCCATCCAGCTTGTTCATTTCCGGATCGACGTCGCGGGGCACAGCGATATCAATGAAAAACATGGGACGGTTCTTGCGCCGTGCCAGGAATAGCTCGCCGTGCTCGCGCCGGAAGATGTGGTGGGGCGCGCCGGTGGAGGTGATGATGATGTCGGCACGGTCGGCGGTGTCGTAGAGCTGCTCGAAGAGCATGGCCTGGCCGCCGATGCGGGCGGCCATTTCCAGGGCGCGCTCGTGGGTGCGGTTGGCAACGAAGATAGCGTCCGCGCCCTGCGCCTTCAGGTGACGCGCCGCCAGTTCGCTCATCTTGCCGGCCCCCACCAGGTAGACGTGCTTGCCCCGCAGGCTGCCGAAGATCTTTCCAGCCAGCTCCACGGCTGCGGAGGCCACCGAGACCGAGGAGCTGCCCACCGCGGTCTCGGTGCGCACACGCTTGGCCACGGCGAAAGCGCGGGTCATCAGCGCATCCAGGTGCGAGTGCACGGCCCCGACGGCCCGCGCCAGAGCGTAGGACTCTTTCACCTGTCCCAGAACCTGGGGTTCGCCCACCACCATGGAATCGAGACTGGCGGCAACCCGGAACACGTGGCGCACCGCGTCCATGTCCTCGTACTCGTAAAGGTGCGGCTCGTAGGCGGCAAGATCCACCTGGAAGAAATCAGCGAGGAAGCCGCGCAGGTCGGCGCGGCCGTTGGTGCACCGCGTGAGGAGTTCGACGCGATTGCAGGTGGAAAGCACCAGCCCTTCGTCCACGCCGGGATGTACGGCGAGGCGGCGCATGGCTTCCGGCAGGCGGGATTCGGGGACGGCCAGCCGTTCCCGCACCGCTACCGGAGCCGTGCGATGGTTGACGCCGAGGAGCTGGAACTTCATGGCGTGAACCGGTGCACCTCGCTGAAGTAGTTGGCCGCCCAAGCGCCGACTGCCACGACGAAGGCCGCGGTGGAGAGGAAGGCCGCCCGCCGTCCCCGCCAGCCGGCGCTCCAGCGCGTGTAAAGCAGGATCATGTAGAGCGCCCACATCACCAGCGACAGCAGCACCTTGGGATCGAGCAGATACGAGGGTCCGAACTGTTGCGCCGCCACCACCGAGCCCGCCAGCAGGCCCAGGGTCATGAAGGGGAAGCCGAGCAGCAGCGAGCGGTAGCCGATTTCGTCGATGACCTCCAGCGCGGGCAGGCGGGCCAGGATTCCCTCCGTGCGTTTGGCCTTGAGGCTGCGCTCCTGCAGCAGGTAGAGCAAGCTGGCCGCGAAACTCAGGAACAGCGCCGCGTATCCGGTGAAGATCAGGGCGATGTGGGTAACGATCCAGCCGCTGCGCATCAGGGGCGAAGCGAACTCCGGCGGCTGCTGCCCGATGGCGGACGAAAAAGTCAGCAGGAAGGCCAGCGGGAAGACGAAGATGCCCGGCGCGGTGGTCTGGTAGCGCCAGTAGACGGCGAAGAAAAACAGCATCACCAGGAAGGCCAGCAGCGACTCCGAATGATAGAGCGAAACCGGCGTCCACTGGCCCGTGGCCATGGCCGCTTCCGCCAGAGAAACAAAGTGGAACACCACGCCCGTGGCGACCGCGGGAATGGTGAGCCGGACCAGCGCGCGGCCCCGGCCCGTGAGCGTGAGCAGGGCGTACAGCAGGCCAAAACCGTAAAAAACCAGCGCGACTCGCAGCCAGAAGAGAGGCATCGACTCCATTGATTATAAGGCCGGAGGCCGGGGCAGTCCGGTTACTCCAAACCGAGGGCCCCGAGAAGGTCTTCGATATCGGCAGCGTCGATGCGCAGCCGGCGCCCCTGGTCGCGCATGTGCTCGATCTGGTCGAAGGCGCGAAACAGGCGCATCTTGCCCGCGGCGTACTGTTCGGTTTCCGTCAACGCCCGGCCGTGCGTCCCCTCCCAAGCTCGGAGCGCTTCCGGCTTGAGGAAGACGCTGACTGCGAACGTGGTCTTGCGGTCTGCGCTGACATCGAAAATGAATTCGGTAGCCGGAGCTTCCGGTTCGCCTTCCAGCGCCGCGCGCTTACCGACGAAGTAGTACTGGTAGACATACCCCGTTTCACCGGTGTACGTCTTCATGCGGCGGACGGTCATGGAAATCTCGTCATGGAGTCATGTGGTCGTCTCGTCATCGAAAACGGATGCTTGGACCACACAATTCTACCGGCACGGGGCTTTACAGATGACGCGATGACTAGATGACCGGATGACCACCTGCCTCAGTATCCCTTCAGCTTGTCCACCATGCCGAGAAGCGCTTCTCCGGCCAGGTAGCGCCGCAGGTTCTCGCGCATGAGCGCGTAGTGGCGCTCCCAGAGCTTTTCCGTGACGGCCGCGGTGTGAGGCGTGATGAGCAGGTTGTCCAACTCCCAGAGCGGCGACTCTGGCGGCAACGGCTCGACAGAAAAGACATCCAGCGCCGCGCCCGCGATCTTCTTCCGGCGCAAAGCATCCGCCAAGGCGGCTTCGTCCACCAGTTGCCCGCGGCTGACGTTGATGAGACAAGCGTCCGGCTTCATGTGCGCCAGCCGCTCCGCGTCGAACAAGAATTGGGTAGCGCTGGTGATGGGCGCGGCAATCACCACATAGTCCGCCTGCGCCAGCATGCGGTCGGTCTCCGCGGGGCCGTGGACGGCGTCTGCGCCATCGCTTCCCTTCTGCGGATGCTCGCGCACTGCGACCACGCGCATGCCCAGCGCCCTGGCACGCTTCGCGACCTCGCGTCCGATCGAGCCCAGTCCGATCAATCCCAGCGTGGCGTCCTGGACCTCGCGCGGCCGGGGACGCTCCTGCCACATTTCCTGCTGGCCCCACACGTGCCGCTGCTGGCATCGCATGGCCGAGGGCAGCCGCTTGGCCAGTGCCAGCACCAGCGCAATAGCGTGCTCGGCGACCACCGGCCCGTGTACCTCGCGGGCGTTGGTGAGCACGACGGCGCTGGCAATCATCTCCGGAAATATCAATTGGTGGACGGCCGCGGCCGGAGAATGGACCCAGCGGAGCGTGCGGGCTGCCGCGAGCTGCTGCGGACGCAGCGACCAGCCGAACAGCACCTCGGCGTCCACGATTTCACGATCGAGCCCTTCATAGCCGCCCAGATCCCGGAAGGACACTTTAGGGAAATCCCGACCCAACCGCTCCGCCAGCCAGGCGGGTGCGTTCCAGAGCTCGAAGGGATGGCTGAGGGCGATCACGACCTTCATGCCCGTTCCCTCAGGTCTTGTCCTTGTCCAGCGGAATGCGAAGGTCTTTGCCGGTCATTTCCTGGGGCTGGGGTATGCCCAGCAAGCCGAGCACCGTGGGCGAGATGTCCTGCAACGCGCCGTCATTGCGCAGGCGGAACCGGTTACGGTTCTCGGCCACGACAATGAGCGGCACCGGGTTGGTGGTGTGCGCGGTGTGCGGCCCGCCGGTAACGGGATCGATCATCTGCTCGGCGTTGCCGTGGTCGGCGGTGACCATCAGCGCTCCGCCGCGCGCCCGCAGCGCCTGGTAGATACGCCCCAGGCAGGAGTCCACGGTTTCTACCGCGCGCACGGTGGGCTCGATTTGACCGGAATGTCCGACCATGTCGGCGTTGGCGAAGTTCACGATGATCACGTCGAACGTGCCGCCTT
It encodes:
- the hemC gene encoding hydroxymethylbilane synthase produces the protein MARLRIGSRGSQLALWQANHVAGLLRQRGHDVEIEVIRTTGDKITDVALARVGTKGMFIKEIEEALAEGRVQLAVHSLKDLPTDLLPDFTLAAVMEREDPRDVFVSKRFARLLDLPQGARVGTSSLRREAQVRALRADLVVHPLRGNVDTRLRKLEAGEFDAILLAAAGVKRLGRTQVVREVLPIATMCPAAGQGALAVEARAADRETLALLEFLDHPASRHAVLCERALLRTLGGGCQVPIGACAEPDGDGLRLTAVVARPDGSAVLRETANGPDAEELGRSVGQRLLQKGAAEILRDVYGASAAVPQQP
- the hemA gene encoding glutamyl-tRNA reductase, which translates into the protein MKFQLLGVNHRTAPVAVRERLAVPESRLPEAMRRLAVHPGVDEGLVLSTCNRVELLTRCTNGRADLRGFLADFFQVDLAAYEPHLYEYEDMDAVRHVFRVAASLDSMVVGEPQVLGQVKESYALARAVGAVHSHLDALMTRAFAVAKRVRTETAVGSSSVSVASAAVELAGKIFGSLRGKHVYLVGAGKMSELAARHLKAQGADAIFVANRTHERALEMAARIGGQAMLFEQLYDTADRADIIITSTGAPHHIFRREHGELFLARRKNRPMFFIDIAVPRDVDPEMNKLDGIFVYDIDDLGAIVASHVEGRRREAERAESIIETEVARFHARLETLQVVPTIVSLQDHLEAIRQAEIDRVRGRLGKLTPEQESAIETLTRGIVNKVLHTPVTTLKSAAGQPEATTLVDVVRRLFNLRDQNPGPKA
- the ccsA gene encoding cytochrome c biogenesis protein CcsA: MPLFWLRVALVFYGFGLLYALLTLTGRGRALVRLTIPAVATGVVFHFVSLAEAAMATGQWTPVSLYHSESLLAFLVMLFFFAVYWRYQTTAPGIFVFPLAFLLTFSSAIGQQPPEFASPLMRSGWIVTHIALIFTGYAALFLSFAASLLYLLQERSLKAKRTEGILARLPALEVIDEIGYRSLLLGFPFMTLGLLAGSVVAAQQFGPSYLLDPKVLLSLVMWALYMILLYTRWSAGWRGRRAAFLSTAAFVVAVGAWAANYFSEVHRFTP
- a CDS encoding D-2-hydroxyacid dehydrogenase; translation: MKVVIALSHPFELWNAPAWLAERLGRDFPKVSFRDLGGYEGLDREIVDAEVLFGWSLRPQQLAAARTLRWVHSPAAAVHQLIFPEMIASAVVLTNAREVHGPVVAEHAIALVLALAKRLPSAMRCQQRHVWGQQEMWQERPRPREVQDATLGLIGLGSIGREVAKRARALGMRVVAVREHPQKGSDGADAVHGPAETDRMLAQADYVVIAAPITSATQFLFDAERLAHMKPDACLINVSRGQLVDEAALADALRRKKIAGAALDVFSVEPLPPESPLWELDNLLITPHTAAVTEKLWERHYALMRENLRRYLAGEALLGMVDKLKGY